The Acidimicrobiales bacterium nucleotide sequence TCGACGCCCGCGGCGCGCACCGTGGCGATCAGCCGGTCGGTGAGCGTGGACTTGCCCGCCCCGGGCGGCCCCGTCAGGCCGACGGTCCGGGCCTCGCAGCCGCTCGTGTAGGCGAGGGAGGCGGCCGCACGCCCCGGCGGCCCGCCCCGCTCGACCTGGGTGACGAGCCGCGCCAGCGCCACCCGGTCGCCCGTCGTCGCCGCGTCGAGGAGCGCGGCCGGGTCCGACCCGCGCGTGAGCGTGAGCGGGGGCGGGGGCGCCGGCGGCGGCCCGGCGCCGGCGGGAGAGGTGTCGGACGGGGTCATGGAGCGGGACCGAGCGTACGAGAGGCGCGCTCGGGTCGGGAAATCGCCTCAGCCCCGTGAGACGTCGGCACCCAGCGAGCGCAGCGTGGCGGCGAGGTCCTCGTAGCCCCGGTCGATGTGGCGGGCGTCGGACACCACCGTCTCCCCCTCGGCCACCATCCCGGCGAGGACGAGCGCGGCGCCGGCCCGCAGGTCAGGGGCGCGTACGGGGGCGCCCGACAGCCGCCGGACACCGCGCACCACGGCGTGGTGGCCCTCGGTGCGGATGTCGGCGCCCATCCGCCGCAGTTCGTCCACGTAGCGGAACCGGCCGGAGAAGAGGTTCTCGGTCACGATCCCGACGCCGTCGGCGACGCTCAGCATGGTGACCAGGAACGGCTTGTAGTCCGTGGCCACGCCGGGGTACGGGAGGGTGGCCACGTCGACGCTGTGGAGCCGCCCGCTCGAGGTCGCCCGCAGGCCCTCGGGCGAGTGAGAGACCGCCACGCCGATCTCGCCCATCTTGCGCAGCACCATGTCCATGTGGTCCGCCCGGCCGTCCTCGACGACGATCTCGCCGCCGGCCAGCCCGACCGCGGCGAGGAGCGTGGCCGCCACCACGCGGTCGGGGACGACCTGATGGGCGGCGGGGCCGGGGTGCAGCTCGTCCACCCCGTCCACCTCGATGTGGGAGGTGCCCGCCCCCCGGATGCGGGCCCCCATGTGCGTGAGGAAGTCGGCGAGGTCGATGACCTCGGGCTCGCGCGCCGCGTTCTCGATGACGGTGGTCCCCCTGG carries:
- the murA gene encoding UDP-N-acetylglucosamine 1-carboxyvinyltransferase, which codes for MDRFVVRPGGPLHGTVRVGGAKNSALKLMAACLLAEGRHVLSGVPRIVDVELMAEVLTAIGVRVERLPDGPGAGGAPGRPGDIVVDTPAALVPEAPYELVEKMRASVVVLGPLLARTGRASVALPGGDDFGNRPIDIHLHGLATLGAEFDMVHGNIEGRVPGGDGGRLVGHRVVFEYPSHTATDNVLMAAVLARGTTVIENAAREPEVIDLADFLTHMGARIRGAGTSHIEVDGVDELHPGPAAHQVVPDRVVAATLLAAVGLAGGEIVVEDGRADHMDMVLRKMGEIGVAVSHSPEGLRATSSGRLHSVDVATLPYPGVATDYKPFLVTMLSVADGVGIVTENLFSGRFRYVDELRRMGADIRTEGHHAVVRGVRRLSGAPVRAPDLRAGAALVLAGMVAEGETVVSDARHIDRGYEDLAATLRSLGADVSRG